The DNA sequence ATCGCGATGTATTTGCGGATTCGCAGGGTTTTCAAACTGCTGGGGCATAAAATAATTGGGATGATCTTCCAACAATTCATTAGCCACCCTTATCGCCCCTTTCATTCCCTCTGGTCCTGGTGTAAGTACCAGTTCAGCTCCATAAGCCCGAAGTAAGTTTCTTCTTTCCATACTCATCGTTTCCGGCATCACTAAAATCGTGCGATATCCTTTTGCTGCAGCAACCATGGCCAAACCAATACCGGTATTTCCGCTGGTAGGTTCTACGATGGTATCTCCTGGCTTCAGTTTCCCTTCCTTTTCAGCGGCTTCAATCATAGCAATAGCAATCCTGTCTTTTACGCTGCCTCCAGGATTGAAAAACTCCAGTTTTAAATAAACATCCGCATCTTCACTTCCCACGATTCTGTTTAACTTCACGAGGGGAGTATTTCCGATAAGATCCGTAATTGTGTTTGCAACACGCATTTCATTTC is a window from the Microaerobacter geothermalis genome containing:
- the cysK gene encoding cysteine synthase A; the protein is MRVANTITDLIGNTPLVKLNRIVGSEDADVYLKLEFFNPGGSVKDRIAIAMIEAAEKEGKLKPGDTIVEPTSGNTGIGLAMVAAAKGYRTILVMPETMSMERRNLLRAYGAELVLTPGPEGMKGAIRVANELLEDHPNYFMPQQFENPANPQIHRDTTGQELLEQAAEIGGIDAFVSGIGTGGTVTGAGEVLKEKFPQLHIVAVEPAASPVLSGGQPGPHKIQGIGAGFVPKILNTEIYDEIITVENDEAFETSRRMAREEGILGGISSGAAVFAALKIAKRLGIGKKVVAVIPSNGERYLTTPLYQFDI